The Verrucomicrobiia bacterium region TGGCGCACCAGAAATTTGTAGAACGTCCGCAGTGCGCTGAAACGCAGTTGCGTTGCCGCCCGCCCGAGGTTTTGCCGCCCCAGAAAGCGCAGGTAGGCGCGAAAGTCGTCCCGTTGGAGCTTTGCCCAATCGGGCGCCGACTGGCGCTCCTGCTGATGCCAGGCCGTGAATTCCGTCAACGCCTGCCGGTAATTCCGCTGGGTGTAAACCGACGCCCCGCGATCCGCAGCGAGATGGGTGAGGAATTTATCCGACCAGGTGTCAAAGGAATGGCTCATTCCGCCAAAAAACTGTCGCGCCTCATTATCGCTCCGGAAACTCGAATTCCACCTTGCCCTTGGCGCCGAGCCTGAGATGCGCCGGGAACGGCTTGCCGGCCTTCGAGATGAACTTCTCCAGCAGGTCCGTTTTCCCGGTCGCCAGCAGCTTCTTGAACTGCTCACGATCCACCGGCTGCTGCAGCACGACCTTGCCGGACTTGAAGGTGCAGCGTTTGGTGTCGGCCTGCGACCGTTCGCACAGGTAGTGTTCCGGTCCTTCGAAGACATTGCCGCCGCACTTCGGGCATTTGCCCAGCGGCTCCTGGCCCGTGAAATCCAGCTTCACCACCGGCTCGTCGGCCTTTTTCTTCGCCGGGAATTTCTTCTCCCGGGGCGCAAACTCGAAGCCAACCTTGCCATCCTTCACGACGAGGAACGCCTCAAACTTCCGGCCCGTCTTGTTCGAGACGAAATTCTTGAGCAGGTCCGTCTTGCCCTCGGCGAGCAGTTTGACCACCTGCGCCTTCTCAACCGGCTGTTGCAGGATGACCGCGCCGGTCTTGAAGTCGCACGTGCGGTCGGGACCCACGGACTTTTCGCATGAATAGTTCATCCCGTTCTCGAACACACGCGCGCCGCACTTCGGACATTTGCCGAGCGGCTCCTTGCCGGTGAAATCCACGGTCTCCGCCGCCTCGCCTTCCTTGGGTTCGTTGCCGAAGTCGAACTTCACCTCGTGCTGCTCATTCAACTTCACCACGGCCGCGAACGGGAATCCCTTCTGGCTGCGGAAGCCCTGCAATGGCCCGATCGTCTTGTCGCGGAGCAACACCTCCATTTCCTCCTCCTCAAACATGCGCCCGCCCATGACGCGCCGGACGCTGAAGTCGCAATTCTGGCACTTGAACTCGCGAAACTTTTCGTGCACCTCGCCACCGCATTTGGGGCAACGCGTTTTGAGCACGCCAAAATCGCCGGGGATGGTGTCCTTGTCGTAAAGCTTGGCCTTGCGGACGATCTCCTCGGTGAAATGGCGGATTTCGCCCATGAACTGGTCCCGCGGCAGCTGGCCGCGCTCCATTTTCTTGAGCTGATACTCCCAGTCACCGGTCATTTCCGGCTTGGTCAGTTCATTGACGCCGAGGCCGACGAGCAGTTGCACCAGGGAAAACGCCTTGGCCGTGGCCTGCAATTCGCGGCCGTTGCGGTGCAGGTATTCCTCCTGAATCAATCCCTCGATGATGGCCGCGCGCGTGGCGGGCGTCCCCAGCCCGCGCTCGCTCATCGCCTCACGCAGCTCGTCATCCTCGACGAGCTTGCCCGCGCCTTCCATCGCGCCAAGCAAGGTGGCTTCGGTGAAGCGCGCCGGCGGCCGCGTCTGGCTGCCTTTGACTTCGACTTCGGGCGTGGCAACGGTTTCATTCGGCTCCACCGCCACGAGGCTCGGCGCATCGCCCTCGCCCTGCGCCTCCTTGCCATAGACTTCCAACCAGCCGGGTTTCACGAGCACCTTGCCGGTGCTTTTGAACGGCTCGCCTTCGACGCGGGTGATGCGGACGGTTTCGAGAAATTCCGCGGCGGGAAAGAACACGGCGAGGAACCGCCGGGTCACCATGTCGAACAATTTCTGCTCCGCCTCGCTCAAGCCTTTCGGCAGCTGGCCGGTCGGGATGATGGCGAAGTGGTCGCTGACCTTGGCATTGTTGAAAATGCGCTTGTTGGGATGGACCCAGTTGTTCGTCAGGACCTTTTCCGCCAAACCGCTGAACCCGGTGAGGTCGCGGAGCGAATCGAGCGTCTTCTTCACCGTGTCGAGGTAATCCTCCGGCAGGTGGCGCGAATCGGTGCGCGGGTAGGTCAGCACCTTGTGCTTTTCGTAAAGGGCCTGCGCCAGGCCGAGCGTGTTTTTGGCACTGAAGCCAAACCGCCCGTTGGCCTCGCGTTGGAGCGTGGTTAAATCATACAACAACGGCGAAACCTGCGTGGTGGGTTTGCTTTCCTCGGTGACGATGCCGGGTTTGCCAAGGCACTTCGCCCGGATGGCTTCGGCCTGTGCCTTGTCCCACAGCCGCTCCGGCTTCAATTCTCCGTCGGCGTCCTTCCCTTCCGGCTTGTGGAACTTCTCGTCGAACCAACGGCCCGGGTAGTTGCCAGCCTTGGCCGTAAAGGTGCCGATCACCTCCCAATAATCGCGGGGCTTGAAGCTGCGGATCCGGGCCTCGCGTTCCACCACGATGGCGAGCGTCGGCGTCTGCACGCGGCCCACGGTGGTTTTGTAAAACCCGCCCGACTTGCTGTTGAACGCAGTCATGGCCCGGGTGCCGTTGATGCCCACCAGCCAGTCGGCTTCGGCACGGCTTTCGGCCGCGTTGGCCAGCGGCCGCAGGTCCTGATCCGAGCGCAGCCGGGCAAAGCCGTCGCGAATCGCCGCGGGCGTCATCGACTGCAACCACAGCCGTTGAATGGCCTGTCGCGCCTCGGTGAATTCCACAATGCGGCGAAAAATCAGCTCGCCTTCGCGCCCGGCGTCACACGCATTGATGAGCGTATCGACATCCTTCCGCTTGATGAGCTTGACGAGCACCTTGAGCCGTTTTTCGGAGCGTTCGATGGGCTGAAGCGCAAAGCGCGGCGGGATGTGCGGCAGGGCGGCAAAAGTCCATTTGCCGCGTTTGACGTCGTGCTCTGCCGGCACCGTCAGTTCGAGCAAATGCCCGACGGCCGAGGAAATGATGTATTGCTCACCCTCGAAGAATTCGCCGGATTTATCCTTGGTGACGCCGCCCAAAGCCTTGGCAATGTCGGCCGCAACCGATGGCTTTTCCGCGATGATGAGCGCTTTTCCCATAGCTTATTGGCGAACGCTTTTACTGCTAATGCACCGAAAAAGGCAAACCTAAGTTGCAAGTTTGTGCAAATTGCAGATCAAAAAGCACCGGTTGCTGGTCCGTAAATCACCACCCCGTCGCCCCCCAGATCCAAGGAACTCAAGCTAAGATGCGGCGGGCGCGCCGTCGCCCGAAGGCGTGTTGTTGTTCAATTGATCAGTCAACGAACGAATCTGCGCCCGGGTCTGGCGCAGCTCGGCTTGAGTGCGGATGCGCTCGGTGTTGTCGCGCAAAACGAGCACGACGCCCTGCGGCCCGCGGGCCGCATCCTGCACCCGTGACAACGTGGCATCCACGCGCTCCGCCCCGCCACGTCGCCCCACCTGGATTTCCTCCCGCACCGGCTCGCCCGCGTAGGCGGCGCGCCACAACCGGGTGAGGGCCTCTTCGCCCGCCGGGGTTTGAAAGATGCCGGCCAGCTTCTCCCCCCTGGCCATGCGCGCAATCCAGCCGGTCATCCGTTCAGCGGCCGGGTTCATGAACTGCACCAGCCCGGCCGAATCGGTGATGATCACCCCGTCGCTGGTGGAATGAATGGCGGCTGAAAAGGATTGTTCCAACTGTTTCCAGCGCGTTTCCTGCGCAAAACGGATGAACGCAAGGTCGATTGCCGCCCGCAGTTCCTCCGGCCGGAAGGGCTTCAGCAAATACCCGTAGGCGCTGGATTCACGCACGGAGGCAAGGGTTTCATCGTCGGAACGTGACGTGAGGAAGATGGAGGGAACGTCGTATTGGCGGCGTAGCACATCCGCCACGCCGAAACCGTCCATGCCGCCGTGAATCTGAATGTCCAGCAGCGCCAGGTCCGGATGCTGCTTGACCACGGACTCGACGGCCGCTTCGCCCGAATCCACCACGCTGGTGATTTCCAGATTCAATTTGAGCACATAGCTCGAAATCATCTGCGCCAGCGCGTCCTCGTCCTCCACAATCAGAATCTTGTTCATAAGCTGTCATTTACCAGAGAGCACGAGCCTCGCCAACCCACAACCGTTTGAAATGCGCGGCGGCCGATTTTATTTCCCGATGCAAAACTGGCTGAAGATGGAATCCAGCAAATCCTCGGTAGTCGTGCGCCCGACCACCTCACCGACGGCGTTGACCGCGATGTGCAGGTCGAGCGCGACCAGTTCCAGCGAAAGGCCGCCAGCAATGGCGTTGAGCGTGCGTTCCGTCGCCTGACGCGCCCGGCGCAACGCATCCTGATGGCGCGAATTGATCATCACTTCCAGCATCTCACTCTTGATCTCGCCGGCCCAGACGAGCGATTTGATGTGGTCTTTAAGTGACTCAACCCCCCGCCCCGTTACACAGGAAACGTCGATGACGGCCGAGGGCCGGGCCAGTTCAGGCAGATGCAATTTGACCGGCAAATCCACCTTGTTCCTCACGATCAGCCGCTTTCGTCCGCCCAGTTCCTGCAAGAAATGGCCGTCTTCGCGATGCAACGGCTCGCCGGCATCAAGGACGTGCAAAATGAGTTCCGCCCGGCTCAGCGTCTCCCGACTGCGCCGGATGCCTTCGACTTCGATTTCGTCCCCCGCTTCCCGCAACCCGGCGGTGTCGATGAACACGACGGGCACGCCACGGATGTTGGCCGTTTCTTCGATGGTGTCGCGGGTCGTGCCCGGGATGGGCGAAACAATGGCGCGGTCGCGGCCCAGGAGCTGGTTGAGCAGGCTGGATTTACCGGCATTGGGCCGGCCCACGATGGCGGCCCGGATGCCGCGCCGCAGCAATTGCCCCTCATCCGCCGTGCGCAGCAACGAGTCCATGAATTCAATCCCGCCTTGCAGCCGCTCGATCAGTTTGGTGCGCGTGTCCGGTGCGATGTCCTCGTCCGGAAAATCGATGTGCGCCTCGATGTGCGCCAGCGTCTGGAGCAACTGGTCCCGCAGCTGGTTGATGCGTTGCGAAAGCTTGCCGGCAAGTTGTTCACCCGCGGCGCGCAGGGCGAGTTCCGTGCGGGAGTGAATGAGATCCGCCACCGCCTCGGCCTGGGCCAGATCCAGCCGTCCGTTGAGAAAGGCACGCTTGGTGAATTCGCCCGGCAACGCCAGCCGCGCGCCCGCGGCGAGCACGGCATCAAGCACGGCCTTGGCCGGAAGCAATCCGCCGTGACAGGAAATTTCAATGATGTTCTCGCAGGTGTAGGTGTGCGGCGCGCGCATCACCGCCAGCAACACCTCGTCCACGGCCCGGCCTTCGCGGGTGATGTGACCGTGATGCAGCGTGTGGCTGGCCGCGGTGGACGGCTTGAATCCGC contains the following coding sequences:
- a CDS encoding DNA topoisomerase III codes for the protein MGKALIIAEKPSVAADIAKALGGVTKDKSGEFFEGEQYIISSAVGHLLELTVPAEHDVKRGKWTFAALPHIPPRFALQPIERSEKRLKVLVKLIKRKDVDTLINACDAGREGELIFRRIVEFTEARQAIQRLWLQSMTPAAIRDGFARLRSDQDLRPLANAAESRAEADWLVGINGTRAMTAFNSKSGGFYKTTVGRVQTPTLAIVVEREARIRSFKPRDYWEVIGTFTAKAGNYPGRWFDEKFHKPEGKDADGELKPERLWDKAQAEAIRAKCLGKPGIVTEESKPTTQVSPLLYDLTTLQREANGRFGFSAKNTLGLAQALYEKHKVLTYPRTDSRHLPEDYLDTVKKTLDSLRDLTGFSGLAEKVLTNNWVHPNKRIFNNAKVSDHFAIIPTGQLPKGLSEAEQKLFDMVTRRFLAVFFPAAEFLETVRITRVEGEPFKSTGKVLVKPGWLEVYGKEAQGEGDAPSLVAVEPNETVATPEVEVKGSQTRPPARFTEATLLGAMEGAGKLVEDDELREAMSERGLGTPATRAAIIEGLIQEEYLHRNGRELQATAKAFSLVQLLVGLGVNELTKPEMTGDWEYQLKKMERGQLPRDQFMGEIRHFTEEIVRKAKLYDKDTIPGDFGVLKTRCPKCGGEVHEKFREFKCQNCDFSVRRVMGGRMFEEEEMEVLLRDKTIGPLQGFRSQKGFPFAAVVKLNEQHEVKFDFGNEPKEGEAAETVDFTGKEPLGKCPKCGARVFENGMNYSCEKSVGPDRTCDFKTGAVILQQPVEKAQVVKLLAEGKTDLLKNFVSNKTGRKFEAFLVVKDGKVGFEFAPREKKFPAKKKADEPVVKLDFTGQEPLGKCPKCGGNVFEGPEHYLCERSQADTKRCTFKSGKVVLQQPVDREQFKKLLATGKTDLLEKFISKAGKPFPAHLRLGAKGKVEFEFPER
- the mnmE gene encoding tRNA uridine-5-carboxymethylaminomethyl(34) synthesis GTPase MnmE translates to MFDDTIAAIATPLGEGGLAVIRVSGAKAFDIADTCFRSSRRGGFKPSTAASHTLHHGHITREGRAVDEVLLAVMRAPHTYTCENIIEISCHGGLLPAKAVLDAVLAAGARLALPGEFTKRAFLNGRLDLAQAEAVADLIHSRTELALRAAGEQLAGKLSQRINQLRDQLLQTLAHIEAHIDFPDEDIAPDTRTKLIERLQGGIEFMDSLLRTADEGQLLRRGIRAAIVGRPNAGKSSLLNQLLGRDRAIVSPIPGTTRDTIEETANIRGVPVVFIDTAGLREAGDEIEVEGIRRSRETLSRAELILHVLDAGEPLHREDGHFLQELGGRKRLIVRNKVDLPVKLHLPELARPSAVIDVSCVTGRGVESLKDHIKSLVWAGEIKSEMLEVMINSRHQDALRRARQATERTLNAIAGGLSLELVALDLHIAVNAVGEVVGRTTTEDLLDSIFSQFCIGK
- a CDS encoding site-specific integrase, whose amino-acid sequence is MSHSFDTWSDKFLTHLAADRGASVYTQRNYRQALTEFTAWHQQERQSAPDWAKLQRDDFRAYLRFLGRQNLGRAATQLRFSALRTFYKFLVR
- a CDS encoding response regulator; this translates as MNKILIVEDEDALAQMISSYVLKLNLEITSVVDSGEAAVESVVKQHPDLALLDIQIHGGMDGFGVADVLRRQYDVPSIFLTSRSDDETLASVRESSAYGYLLKPFRPEELRAAIDLAFIRFAQETRWKQLEQSFSAAIHSTSDGVIITDSAGLVQFMNPAAERMTGWIARMARGEKLAGIFQTPAGEEALTRLWRAAYAGEPVREEIQVGRRGGAERVDATLSRVQDAARGPQGVVLVLRDNTERIRTQAELRQTRAQIRSLTDQLNNNTPSGDGAPAAS